The Acidimicrobiia bacterium genome contains a region encoding:
- a CDS encoding EamA family transporter has product MDTQTSLSSLFAIGCAISWAIGTFAIGRASIKISSKLLVIIFNVLAGIYFIAISNFNLSHLNTKFVLLGIAAGFAHASALSLVGFALSKGRSGVIAPTSSVFEISIPVIATTIFLTRLGLVTYIGIFILISSVWLLRKADNESHSTSVFTDIMLGLLVGSGFGLNITFISFVDNIAKDNAYFITQISSIVLLSILIIIKKSKDKNSTLGIKNLANKTIAINSAMFILFELLGIVFLNEALKRGIAGIVAALASIPFTLGIIAISVVLLKEKISKVQLIGIIVASVGIAVTHLSTV; this is encoded by the coding sequence TTGCAATAGGACGAGCATCAATAAAAATTTCATCGAAACTGCTGGTTATTATTTTTAATGTTCTTGCGGGAATTTATTTTATTGCAATATCAAATTTTAACTTAAGTCATTTAAATACAAAATTTGTTTTACTTGGGATAGCTGCTGGCTTTGCGCATGCAAGTGCCTTAAGTCTCGTTGGATTCGCTTTATCTAAAGGTCGCAGCGGGGTCATTGCCCCTACAAGTTCTGTTTTTGAAATATCAATACCTGTTATAGCTACTACAATATTCCTAACACGACTTGGATTAGTAACATACATTGGTATTTTTATATTAATATCCAGTGTTTGGTTATTGCGCAAGGCCGATAATGAGAGCCACTCAACTTCTGTATTCACAGATATAATGTTAGGACTTCTAGTCGGATCAGGGTTCGGTTTAAATATTACATTTATATCATTTGTTGATAACATTGCGAAAGATAATGCTTATTTCATTACACAGATTTCAAGCATTGTGCTGTTAAGTATTTTAATCATCATCAAAAAGAGCAAAGACAAAAATTCAACATTAGGTATTAAAAACCTTGCAAATAAAACAATTGCAATAAATTCAGCGATGTTCATATTATTCGAACTATTAGGGATAGTATTTTTGAACGAAGCATTAAAAAGAGGCATAGCTGGAATTGTTGCAGCATTAGCTTCAATTCCATTTACTTTAGGAATAATAGCGATATCAGTAGTTTTATTGAAAGAGAAAATTTCTAAAGTACAACTGATTGGTATAATTGTTGCAAGCGTAGGTATTGCCGTGACACATTTAAGTACCGTTTAA
- the rpiA gene encoding ribose 5-phosphate isomerase A translates to MNNFPFEVEKLWSSVSNRAEKETIAKEMISFAKDGQVIGFGSGTTSMVCALAFGDAVKDGLDIKAVVTSYELAWLCESLNIDVLELSDDVQIDWCFDGADEVHDGKNLLKGRGGAMHRERKVFNASKKRFVVADSTKDVSVLGEKFPAPIEVIPNKLIDVYKDLNLLGFDSVSIRLAGAGSKDGPVITESGNAIVDIINRSGFSPDCVNDITNLNGVFDTGLFMNYEFERIS, encoded by the coding sequence ATGAATAACTTTCCATTTGAAGTCGAAAAATTATGGTCGAGCGTAAGTAATCGTGCTGAAAAAGAGACTATTGCAAAAGAAATGATTAGTTTTGCAAAAGATGGTCAAGTCATTGGATTTGGTAGCGGGACAACATCCATGGTTTGTGCTTTAGCCTTTGGTGATGCTGTTAAAGACGGTCTAGATATTAAGGCAGTTGTGACATCTTATGAACTTGCATGGCTTTGTGAATCTTTAAATATTGATGTTTTAGAACTTTCTGATGATGTACAAATTGATTGGTGTTTTGATGGTGCTGACGAAGTACACGATGGTAAAAACTTGTTAAAGGGTAGAGGTGGCGCGATGCATCGTGAACGCAAAGTATTCAATGCGTCAAAAAAGCGGTTTGTTGTTGCAGATTCGACCAAAGATGTTTCTGTCTTAGGCGAGAAGTTTCCAGCACCAATAGAAGTAATCCCAAACAAGCTTATTGATGTTTATAAGGATTTGAATTTATTGGGCTTTGATTCTGTTTCTATCCGCTTGGCTGGAGCTGGGTCAAAAGATGGTCCTGTTATTACAGAATCTGGCAATGCTATTGTTGATATAATAAATCGTTCCGGCTTTAGTCCCGATTGTGTTAATGATATCACCAATTTAAATGGTGTTTTTGATACTGGACTTTTTATGAATTATGAATTCGAGCGCATTTCTTAA
- a CDS encoding non-canonical purine NTP pyrophosphatase — MYKFVLATHNDNKRAEIEEIFRKNFTGDFIFVPGVDPGEVIEDGETIEENARIKAHAWLSVNPDCIAIADDTGLFVDAIEGRPGIWAARYAGENATYDDNCNKLLEELSSVSKENRTARFSTCAIAAGKNINDVVAIGNIEGIISSEKTGDSGFGYDPIFIPTDYGNDKTYSQLGNEYKNSYSHRSKAFRSLVMGILNSKL; from the coding sequence ATGTATAAATTTGTTTTAGCCACTCATAACGATAATAAACGTGCAGAAATAGAAGAAATCTTTCGTAAAAATTTTACCGGTGATTTTATTTTTGTTCCAGGAGTAGATCCTGGAGAAGTAATTGAAGATGGTGAAACTATTGAAGAAAATGCTCGCATTAAAGCACATGCTTGGCTTAGTGTGAATCCTGATTGTATTGCAATTGCCGATGACACAGGATTGTTCGTTGATGCTATTGAAGGTAGACCTGGTATTTGGGCTGCAAGATATGCAGGTGAGAATGCTACATATGATGATAATTGCAATAAATTATTAGAAGAACTTTCTAGTGTATCTAAAGAAAATAGAACTGCAAGATTTTCAACTTGCGCAATCGCTGCTGGAAAAAACATTAACGATGTTGTAGCTATTGGAAATATTGAAGGAATTATTTCATCGGAAAAAACTGGTGACTCTGGATTTGGTTACGATCCGATTTTTATTCCTACTGATTATGGCAACGATAAAACATATTCACAATTAGGTAATGAATATAAAAATTCGTATTCTCATCGTTCAAAAGCCTTTAGATCTCTAGTAATGGGAATATTAAATAGTAAATTATAA
- the rph gene encoding ribonuclease PH translates to MRHDNRTPEQLRDFSFERDYTKYALGSVLVTFGNTKVLCTASMEDNIPHWMKNSNKGWVTAEYSMLPGSSPQRVTREAAKGKQSGRTQEIQRLIGRSLRGVVDLSLMPGISITLDCDVLQADGGTRTASITGCYVALHDCFTRLLQTGILSSMPLTEQCAALSVGIVEGIVVADLDYIEDSTAQVDMNVVMSGDRFVEVQGTAEGMAFSKGELDDLLDIATLGIKEVMLLQNEVLSIPPEPRVIKNPFE, encoded by the coding sequence ATGAGACATGACAATAGAACCCCAGAACAACTTAGAGATTTTAGTTTTGAACGTGATTACACAAAATATGCGCTTGGTTCAGTACTTGTTACTTTTGGAAATACTAAAGTTCTGTGTACAGCATCGATGGAAGACAATATTCCGCATTGGATGAAAAACTCTAACAAAGGATGGGTTACAGCAGAATATTCTATGTTGCCTGGTTCATCACCCCAGAGAGTAACTCGTGAAGCAGCAAAAGGAAAACAGTCTGGTCGAACACAAGAAATACAACGATTGATTGGTAGATCTCTTCGTGGTGTTGTTGATTTATCATTAATGCCAGGAATATCTATTACATTGGATTGTGATGTATTACAAGCTGATGGTGGTACACGTACCGCATCAATAACAGGATGTTATGTTGCTTTACATGATTGTTTTACAAGATTATTACAAACCGGAATATTGAGTTCAATGCCACTAACTGAACAATGCGCAGCACTAAGTGTAGGTATAGTCGAAGGCATAGTAGTTGCTGATTTAGATTATATTGAAGATTCGACTGCTCAAGTTGATATGAATGTTGTGATGAGCGGGGACCGTTTCGTTGAAGTACAAGGAACAGCTGAAGGTATGGCATTTTCTAAAGGTGAACTTGATGATTTATTAGATATTGCAACACTAGGAATTAAAGAAGTAATGTTATTACAAAATGAAGTACTTTCTATTCCACCTGAACCTAGAGTAATAAAAAACCCTTTTGAATAA